A genomic segment from Nicotiana tabacum cultivar K326 chromosome 7, ASM71507v2, whole genome shotgun sequence encodes:
- the LOC107783352 gene encoding leucine-rich repeat receptor protein kinase MSP1-like, giving the protein MTNKGSKWEVCVVMIILLCFTQQQVTTGSYLVHDMELLKALRNSLVQKRDVIPTWFDTKTTPCNWTGIKCEGEHVIRIDFSCGVSPLNVPFPGNIGKFRSLKHLNLSHCAFTGNISPDVWTLENLEILDLSDNRLTGELPLTISNLRNLRHLVLDDNGFSGSLPSTIDELKELRELSVHANSFSGNIPDEIGNMEKLQSLDLSSNFFSGSLPSSLGNLMELLYIDTRQNNLTGLIFPEIGNLRKLRILDLSSNMLTGHIPETIGHLKQLEVLDLQNCKFIGSIPEEISALSNLTYLNVAQNEFDGELPSSFGKLENLVYLIAPNAGLSGTIPSKLGNCKRLKIINLSFNSFSGALPDGLSGLYSLKSLVLDSNHLSGPLPMWISNWTQVESIMVPKNFLSGPLPPLNLPLLSVLDVSDNKLSGELPSEICRAKSLTILQLSDNNFTGDIQSTFKNCSRLTDLVLSGNNLSGKLPAYLGELQLITLELSKNQFSGKLPNELWESKTLMGISLSNNMLEGSIPASIAKASTLQRLQLDNNLFEGSIPRTIGNLKNLTNLSLHGNKLSGGIPVELFECRKLVSLNLGANSLSGEIPRSISKLKLLDNLVLSENQFTGPIPEEICAGFQNMPLPDSEFTQHYGLLDLSNNELAGSIPRSIKDCIVVTELLLQGNKLTGSVPREISLLGNLTLLDLSFNYFTGLVFPQLFSMTSLQGLILSHNQISGSIPDNLDSMMPSLVKLDLSNNLLSGPLPPSVFSVKSLTYLDISMNSFSGSLSFDVRSSSSLLVLNASNNQLSGALDDSLSNMTSLSILDLHSNSITGNLPPSLSALSSLTYIDLSSNSFQKSFPCSICDLEGLVFTNFSGNKFTGLAPDACTKATKCIPSEPVLPSREENYAPSPLLSHASVLALAFGALFVSLVVLIGVLRWRMLRQEAVILDRGKGKLGKTSDPTSTDELLIKKPKEPLSINIATFEQSLLRINPTAILSATENFSKSYIIGDGGFGTVYRAKLPEGRTIAVKRLNGGHVHGDREFFAEMETIGKVKHENLVPLLGYCIFADERFLIYEYMENGSLDFWLRNQADAVEALDWPTRFKICLGSARGLAFLHHGFVPHIIHRDIKSSNILLDRNFEPRVSDFGLARIISACESHVSTILAGTFGYIPPEYGQTMMATTKGDIYSFGVVMLELVTGRAPTGQADVEGGNLVGWVRWMVTNGREIETLDPFFAGSGLWKDQMLCVLSIARLCTNDEPWKRPTMLEVVKLLKEAKSNGSCGG; this is encoded by the coding sequence ATGACAAACAAAGGTTCAAAATGGGAGGTTTGTGTAGTAATGATCATCCTTCTCTGCTTTacacaacaacaagtcacaactggCAGCTATTTGGTCCATGATATGGAGTTACTAAAGGCTCTCCGAAATTCTCTTGTCCAGAAAAGGGATGTTATTCCCACTTGGTTTGATACGAAGACTACTCCTTGCAATTGGACTGGCATAAAGTGTGAAGGTGAACATGTTATCCGGATTGATTTTTCCTGTGGAGTTTCACCACTGAATGTACCATTTCCTGGAAACATTGGAAAATTCAGATCCCTTAAGCACTTAAACCTTAGCCATTGTGCCTTCACTGGTAATATATCTCCGGATGTTTGGACTCTTGAGAATTTGGAGATACTAGACTTGAGCGACAACAGGTTAACTGGCGAGCTGCCTCTTACTATATCTAACCTGAGAAACCTGAGGCATCTTGTGCTCGACGATAATGGTTTTTCAGGTAGCTTACCATCAACAATTGATGAACTAAAGGAGCTCAGGGAATTATCAGTTCATGCCAACTCATTTTCTGGAAATATTCCTGATGAGATTGGAAACATGGAGAAGTTGCAGTCTCTTGACCTCAGCTCAAATTTCTTCTCTGGTAGTCTACCTTCCAGTCTAGGTAACTTGATGGAGCTTCTATATATCGATACTCGTCAAAACAACTTGACTGGATTGATATTTCCAGAAATTGGAAACCTAAGGAAGCTTAGAATTCTTGATCTCTCATCAAACATGTTGACTGGACATATACCTGAAACAATTGGCCATCTGAAGCAGCTCGAGGTGCTTGATCTCCAAAACTGCAAATTCATTGGAAGTATTCCTGAAGAAATTTCTGCGTTGAGCAACTTGACATACTTGAACGTTGCACAGAACGAATTTGATGGAGAGCTTCCCTCAAGCTTTGGAAAGCTAGAAAATCTGGTTTACCTTATTGCTCCGAATGCTGGATTATCTGGAACGATTCCTTCGAAACTAGGGAACTGCAAGAGGCTCAAGATAATAAATTTGTCCTTCAACTCATTTTCTGGTGCATTACCTGATGGACTTTCTGGTTTGTATTCACTTAAATCGCTTGTACTTGATTCGAATCACTTATCAGGTCCACTGCCTATGTGGATTTCCAACTGGACTCAAGTGGAATCAATAATGGTGCCAAAGAATTTTCTAAGTGGACCTCTACCACCACTTAATCTGCCTTTGCTATCAGTTCTTGATGTCAGTGACAATAAGCTATCTGGTGAGTTGCCTTCAGAAATATGTCGTGCCAAGTCATTGACCATTCTGCAGTTGTCGGATAACAATTTCACTGGTGACATCCAAAGTACTTTCAAGAACTGTTCAAGACTCACGGATTTGGTGTTGtctggaaacaacctctcgggCAAACTGCCTGCTTATCTAGGGGAACTTCAGCTCATTACTCTTGAACTATCGAAAAACCAGTTCTCTGGAAAGCTACCAAATGAACTATGGGAGTCGAAAACTTTAATGGGGATCTCACTCAGCAACAATATGCTAGAAGGTTCAATCCCAGCGAGCATTGCAAAAGCTTCAACCCTTCAGAGATTGCAACTTGATAATAATCTGTTTGAAGGAAGCATACCGCGTACCATTGGTAACTTGAAGAATTTGACCAATCTTTCTCTTCATGGTAATAAGTTAAGTGGAGGTATTCCAGTGGAGCTTTTTGAATGTAGAAAGTTAGTATCTTTAAACCTTGGTGCAAACAGTCTTTCAGGTGAAATTCCCAGATCAATATCTAAGTTGAAATTGCTAGACAATTTGGTACTGTCTGAGAATCAGTTTACTGGTCCTATACCTGAGGAGATTTGTGCTGGTTTCCAAAACATGCCTTTACCTGACTCTGAGTTCACTCAGCATTACGGCTTGCTTGATTTGTCCAACAATGAATTAGCAGGGTCCATCCCACGCTCAATTAAGGATTGCATAGTTGTGACGGAGCTACTTCTACAGGGAAATAAGCTCACTGGGAGCGTTCCTCGTGAAATTTCTCTGCTTGGTAATTTAACTTTGCTTGATCTATCTTTCAATTACTTTACAGGTCTAGTGTTCCCTCAATTGTTCTCAATGACAAGCCTACAAGGTCTCATCCTATCTCATAACCAGATAAGTGGATCTATTCCTGATAATCTTGACTCAATGATGCCTAGTTTAGTCAAGCTAGATCTTTCAAATAACTTGTTGAGTGGTCCATTGCCGCCTTCTGTATTTAGTGTCAAAAGTTTGACCTATTTGGATATCAGCATGAATTCTTTCTCGGGCTCGTTGTCTTTTGATGTTAGATCCTCTAGCTCTTTGTTGGTCCTGAATGCTAGCAACAACCAACTCTCCGGCGCCCTTGATGATTCCCTCTCTAATATGACTTCCCTTTCCATACTAGATCTCCATAGCAACTCAATTACGGGCAACTTGCCGCCATCACTTTCAGCTCTTTCTTCCCTCACATATATTGATTTATCCAGCAACAGTTTTCAAAAGTCCTTTCCTTGTAGTATTTGTGATCTAGAAGGCCTTGTTTTTACCAATTTCTCCGGCAACAAATTCACTGGCCTAGCACCTGATGCTTGCACTAAAGCTACAAAATGCATACCAAGTGAACCTGTTTTACCTTCCAGGGAAGAAAACTATGCACCTTCACCACTTCTAAGTCATGCATCTGTCTTGGCTCTCGCCTTTGGTGCATTGTTCGTTTCACTTGTGGTGCTCATCGGAGTTCTCAGATGGAGAATGCTGAGACAAGAAGCTGTAATTCTTGACAGAGGTAAAGGTAAACTAGGGAAGACAAGTGACCCCACATCTACTGATGAGCTTTTGATTAAGAAGCCAAAGGAGCCTTTGAGTATCAACATTGCAACGTTTGAGCAGTCTTTGTTACGGATCAACCCTACAGCTATTCTCTCAGCCACTGAGAATTTCAGCAAGAGTTACATCATTGGTGATGGTGGCTTTGGTACTGTATACAGAGCCAAACTCCCTGAAGGCCGGACTATCGCTGTCAAGAGGTTGAATGGAGGTCACGTGCATGGTGATCGCGAGTTCTTTGCTGAAATGGAAACAATCGGGAAAGTAAAGCATGAAAATCTGGTGCCATTGCTTGGCTACTGTATCTTTGCTGATGAGAGGTTCTTGATATACGAATACATGGAGAATGGAAGTCTTGATTTCTGGTTGAGAAACCAAGCAGATGCAGTAGAGGCGCTTGATTGGCCGACTCGTTTCAAGATCTGTCTAGGGTCAGCTCGCGGACTTGCATTTCTACACCATGGTTTTGTTCCACACATCATTCACAGAGACATCAAGTCAAGCAATATACTCTTGGACAGGAATTTTGAACCACGAGTATCGGACTTTGGCCTGGCTCGGATCATTAGTGCATGTGAGAGCCATGTTAGCACAATCCTTGCTGGCACATTCGGATACATTCCACCCGAGTATGGACAGACCATGATGGCTACAACCAAAGGTGACATATATAGCTTTGGAGTGGTGATGTTGGAATTGGTGACAGGAAGGGCACCGACAGGTCAGGCTGATGTTGAGGGAGGCAATCTTGTTGGCTGGGTGAGGTGGATGGTCACAAATGGCAGGGAGATTGAAACATTGGATCCATTTTTTGCTGGTTCAGGATTATGGAAGGATCAAATGCTGTGCGTTCTTTCCATTGCAAGGTTATGCACCAACGATGAGCCATGGAAGCGACCAACAATGCTTGAAGTAGTGAAGCTGTTGAAGGAGGCCAAAAGCAATGGTTCCTGTGGAGGGTGA